One genomic segment of Bombus vancouverensis nearcticus chromosome 11, iyBomVanc1_principal, whole genome shotgun sequence includes these proteins:
- the LOC117161034 gene encoding uncharacterized protein LOC117161034: MATGNELTALRRRRGYCIGHFTRLSKKLDEIEQSGCPRENELIQIKNRLETYETELRAIQNEIVSIDEEEIERGLEIADEYEKLELRVITQLSNLRLITTSQSTNDESAAGRESASLKLSEIRIPTFDGTLENWQSFYDSFSSTIDQNEQLTPVQKFYHLRSALTGRAARSIQSLAITESNYAIAVDVLKEKFDCHRQICMRHLDLLLDYPKIVKETPEAIDDFLETFKINIQALENLGDPITSDTVLLKLLTSKLPPAIIRKWQRTLPDKKLPSYKHLIDFLQTRTNGDQTNAPTPMGKGDTYQHTRHRQNARHERTHITDWMWMCPTCKGSHELRYCKVFKAKSATKRLEVVKRASLCINCLGRGHSLTQCTSGSCHMCGQRHHTNLHRALTQVSPRISSDRASSDRYSSGGSTSGRSTSGRSTSGRSSGDRSSGGRSPHNRSSKGRSPPGSSQQHFTHRSRRTTEFSRRSTQSTPKDRESHPPHESRASWNKGTDRSSSPKHQSKTRKN; the protein is encoded by the coding sequence ATGGCCACCGGAAACGAGCTTACCGCCTTGCGTCGACGCCGGGGTTATTGCATCGGCCACTTTACACGCTTATCGAAAAAACTAGACGAAATTGAACAATCCGGCTGTCCGCGAGAGAACGagctaattcaaatcaaaaatcgTCTGGAAACATACGAGACGGAGCTCCGCGCCATCCAAAACGAGATTGTAAGCATAGATGAGGAAGAGATCGAGCGCGGCCTCGAGATAGCCGACGAGTACGAGAAATTAGAACTCCGAGTAATTACTCAACTGAGCAACCTACGACTAATTACGACGTCACAATCGACAAACGACGAATCAGCTGCCGGTCGCGAGTCTGCTTCGCTGAAACTGTCGGAGATTCGAATACCCACATTTGATGGTACGCTCGAGAATTGGCAGTCATTTTACGATTCCTTCTCGTCAACGATAGATCAAAACGAACAACTAACACCagtccaaaaattctatcaccTCCGATCAGCCTTGACTGGGAGGGCCGCGCGAAGTATACAATCGCTAGCCATCACCGAGTCAAACTATGCCATCGCCGTTGACGTACTCAAAGAAAAATTCGACTGCCACCGTCAAATCTGCATGCGCCACCTCGACTTGCTTTTGGACTATCCAAAAATAGTTAAAGAGACACCCGAAGCCATAGACGACTTTCTCGAGACGTTCAAGATAAACATCCAAGCGTTAGAGAACCTCGGTGACCCAATCACATCCGACACCGTTCTTCTCAAATTACTTACATCAAAGTTACCCCCAGCCATCATTCGCAAATGGCAACGCACCTTACCAGACAAGAAGTTACCGTCATACAAGCACCTAATAGACTTCTTGCAAACAAGGACAAACGGCGATCAAACGAACGCTCCAACACCAATGGGAAAAGGGGATACCTACCAACACACTCGTCACCGACAAAACGCACGACATGAACGAACACACATTACAGATTGGATGTGGATGTGTCCGACCTGCAAAGGATCTCACGAACTCAGATATTGCAAGGTTTTTAAGGCCAAATCGGCTACAAAACGCCTCGAAGTTGTAAAACGGGCATCGCTCTGTATAAATTGCTTAGGCAGAGGCCATTCACTCACTCAGTGCACATCCGGTTCATGTCACATGTGCGGGCAACGCCATCACACAAATTTACACCGAGCGCTCACTCAGGTCAGTCCACGGATTTCAAGCGATCGGGCCTCAAGCGATCGGTATTCAAGCGGtgggtcaacgagcggtcggtcaacgagcggtcggtcaacgagcggtcggtcgtctgGAGATCGATCGTCGGGCGGTCGTTCGCCGCACAACCGATCCTCTAAGGGACGGTCTCCACCTGGGTCATCGCAACAGCACTTTACACATCGATCGAGACGCACAACCGAATTTTCGCGGAGATCTACCCAGTCGACTCCAAAAGACCGAGAATCTCATCCTCCACATGAATCTCGAGCATCGTGGAACAAAGGCACCGACCGAAGCTCATCGCCCAAACACCAatcgaagacgaggaagaattaa
- the LOC143303391 gene encoding uncharacterized protein LOC143303391, with protein MKNTLIHDCSNDECITIEYNVATGIPKSNAVIVRAEEALIVILVLLLWAAAIALFFNRWRKIRMLEPYQPKFQQEHRQSCTTTEQNQLQNRCTFSKCNILCGDYPAGHELNYISRQMRSRQNSVFIGSSMSFLPGGGGIPRRTKSALDLQFLMFSENNTSNEQDALKNLKSANESTKLLQDERKASIGQLNKIETSKSAFRDRGMSICQFDAFPKLWQRDRRMSVCQFDRMEVLARPLQRNRGGSICHFDRMDVLARPLQRDRIGSSYRFDRMDVLARPNFSLGKILMRERRVSMSNFLEKDEGAAKGNQIARRLNSNSVEKVEKAASVDEAVCEKKKEKFAKYIPEENKNTSYQLEPSCSKAPETVFDYKTTCL; from the exons atgaaaaatacattAATCCATGATTGTTCCAACGATGAATGTATAAcaatagaatataatgttgCAACAGGCATTCCGAAATCAAATGCAGTTATAGTCAGAGCTGAGGAGGCCTTGATTGTTATTTTGGTCCTCCTTCTTTGGGCTGCGGCAATTGCGTTATTTTTCAATCGCTGGCGGAAGATTAGAATGTTGGAGCCATATCAACCGAAATTTCAACAAGAACATAGACAAAGCTGTACTACGACTGAACAAAATCAACTCCAG AATCGGTGCACATTCTCGAAATGCAACATACTCTGCGGGGACTATCCGGCGGGGCacgaattaaattacatttcgcGCCAAATGCGATCAAGGCAAAACAGTGTGTTCATTGGATCTAGCATGTCCTTCCTCCCTGGAGGTGGAGGTATACCGCGTCGCACAAAAAGCGCTCTCGATCTTCAGTTCCTGATGTTTTCGGAGAACAACACCTCCAACGAACAGGATGCTTTAAAAAACCTGAAGTCAGCCAACGAGTCCACGAAATTGTTGCAAGACGAACGAAAGGCTAGTATCGGTCAATTGAACAAAATCGAAACGTCCAAGTCTGCCTTTCGAGACAGAGGAATGAGTATCTGTCAATTCGATGCTTTCCCAAAATTATGGCAACGAGACCGCCGGATGAGTGTTTGCCAATTTGACAGGATGGAGGTACTTGCCAGACCGTTGCAAAGAAATCGTGGTGGAAGTATTTGTCACTTCGATAGAATGGACGTGTTAGCCAGACCGCTGCAGAGAGATCGTATAGGTAGTTCTTACCGTTTTGATAGAATGGATGTTCTGGCTAGGCCAAATTTTTCTCTTGGCAAAATCTTGATGAGGGAAAGACGCGTCAGCATGAGCAATTTTCTCGAGAAAGACGAGGGAGCAGCGAAAGGTAATCAAATAGCACGGCGTCTAAACAGCAATAGCGTTGAAAAAGTCGAGAAGGCAGCATCTGTCGACGAAGCGGTAtgtgaaaagaaaaaggagaaatttGCCAAATATATAcccgaagaaaataaaaatacctCTTATCAACTGGAACCGTCATGCAGCAAAGCACCCGAAACTGTGTTTGATTACAAGACTACTTGTCTGTAG